The Gordonia iterans DNA window TGCGTCGCTGCCGCGCGAGGAGTCTCGCGAACGATCCGGCCCGGTGGGCCGGCCGCACGAAGACAAGGGAGTCTGGCGTTGAAGAGTGGGGAAAGCGTGAGTTCACGCGCTTCCGCCAGCGGTGATCCGGCGCCGCAGCCTTCCGTCTCCGGCGGTGCGCCGGCACCCGGTTCGGCGGCGGCAAGGATCAAGGCGACGCTCCTGGCCTACATCGCTCTCACCAAGCCGCGCGTCATCGAGTTGCTGCTGGTGTCGACCATTCCGGTGATGCTCCAGGCGCACCGCGGCCACGTGGACATCGCGCTGATCCTGATCACCGTGATCGGCGGCTGGATGGGCGCCGCGAGCGCCAACAGCCTGAACATGGTCGCCGACGCCGATATCGATCAGAAGATGAAGCGCACCCAGAAACGGCCGCTGGCCCGGCACGCGGTACCCGTGCGCAACGCCCTCGTCTTCGGCATCGTGCTGGCGATCGCCTCGTTCCTGGTGCTGTACTACGGCACGGGCGGCAAGTGGCTGCCTCCGGTGCTGGTGATGATCACGATCGCCTTCTACGTGCTCGTGTACACGCTGATCCTCAAGCGCCGCACCTGGCAGAACGTGATCTGGGGCGGCGCGGCGGGGTGCATGCCCGCCCTGGTCGGCTGGGCCGCGGTCACGGGCACGCTGAGTTGGCAACCGGTGGTGCTGTTCCTGGTGGTGTTCTTCTGGACGCCTCCGCACACCTGGGCGCTGGCCATGCGCTACCGCGAGGACTATCGCGCCGCCGGCGTGCCGATGCTGCCGGTGATCGCCTCAGACGAGCGCGTCACCCGCCAGATGCTGGTCTACACCTGGCTTACCGTCGTCACGTCGTTCTTCCTCATTCCGGTGACCAGCTGGATCTACACCGCTGTCGCGGTGCTGTCCGGAGTGTGGTTCATCTGGTGCGTCACCAAGCTCTACCGGGAGACCCGGCGCGGCGCCGAGGTGAAGCCGCTCAAGATCTTCCTGCAGTCCAACGAATACCTGGCGCTCCTGTTCTGCGGTTTGGCCGTGGACGCGGTGCTGAACTTGCCGACCATCGCCTCGTACTTCTCGTAGTGTCCCGGGACGGCGGCCACCGCGAACGCTGCGGAGCAGGCCGTGCCCGGGCGCACCGAATCTGTCACAGTGGAGTCGATGAAGCCCAGTCCCGCTGCTGCTGTCGCCGCACTGGCGGTCGCGATCGCCCTCTCCGTCACCGGATTGGTGACGGCCGTGACCGCCCAGTCCACAGCGTGGCGGGTGGTGGGCGCGCTTGCGGTGGCGGCGGCGCCCTTCTTCGTCCTCGGACTGCTCGGAAGCCGAAGACCGGCGGCGGCCCAGATCGGGGTCATCCTGATCCCGGCTCTGCTGCTCGTGCTCGGCCTCCCGGCGGTCGCGGCGGTGTCCGCGGTCCGCGAGCACGCCGCCGCGTCCTCGCCCTCCGGCGGCTCGGCCGACGCGGAGAACGAGGTGACGAGCGGGCTGCCGAGCGATCCGGATGCGCGACTGGATCAAGCCCTCGATCGAGCCGACGAGTTGCTGCCGAACGGTTCGGCGCGACTGTTGTCGATCGACCTGGACGACCGGTCGACGCACGTCGTCGTCTACGACGCGGACACCGGTGACGCCGTCAGCACCCACGGCAGCGACGGGCGGTGGTACTCCACTGACCGGCGGCGAGCGAATGATCGTCGCACGTTCTCCCGGGACGACCTGAAGAACCTCGACCTGAACACCGCCACCGGAGAGGTCCGCCGGGTCGCCGCCGAGCTGAAGCTGAACGCCGACGACGTGCATCCCGCCGACGGCATCGAACTCAAGCGCCGCACCGACCGGATGCTGGTCGCCGAGTTCACGGTGGCCTTCCGCCCGATCGAGGTCGATATGGACGGCCGGGCCGCCGACACCGCCGGTGCGGCGTATGTCGACCGGGTTCTGACGATCGCCGACAAGACGCTGCGCGATCACCGCATCGACCCCGCGTCACCGTCGATCCGGCAGCTCGACTTCCGGACCATCACCGAAGGCTCGTCGCCGATCACCGCGTCGTCGATCCAGAACTCCGGCGGATTCGCACTGAGTCTGGTCCGCGGACCGTACTCGGCGATCAAGGTGGTACCGGGAACGTTCCCGCTGGCCACCCCGCGGACGTACGCCGACAACAGCGAGGGCTTCGCACTGCGCGACTTCACGACCTCGGCCCTGCTGCGCGCCCGCGACGACCTGCTGGCCCGGAACGATCTGCCGGCGTTCGACGGCGACGTCGTCTCGTTCGCGATCGGCTCGGCGCCGGGCGGCCGCGACGAGGGTGCCGTCCTGCGCTTGCAGGTCGGATCGGGCCGCGAGTCCGGCGAAGCCGTCTATCGGCGCGACGGCGCATTCCTGCGCGACGGCACGTGGTGATCGGCGAGCAGGTCTACGCCTCGATCGCCTTCTGGACTTCCCGGGCCAGCGCGTCATGCAGCTTCTCCGGCATCGCGACCACGCCGCGGTCGGCCAGTCCGTCGAGCGTGCCCAGCACCCGCTCCAGGTAGGTGGCGCGTTCGGGTCCGGTGGCGCCTTCGGCGTGCTGCCACAAACTCATCGCCTTGCGGCATTCTCCGGCGTCCGCATCGCTGAGCCCGCCGGTCCCGGTGGATCGCGCGTGCCGTTCCGCCGCCGCCCAGTCGGTGCGCAGCATGGAGACCGCGCCGACGTATTCGAGGGCGTGGTCGGCGCCCGGATACTCGTCCGAGCGCAACGAGCCGGCCAGTTCGAGCGCGTCGTGGAAGTTCACGATCGGTGGCGCCGAGAGATCCCACATGGCGGGGAAGCGGAGCAGCATCGCCGGATCGAGCTCGAAGGCGCCGTACGCGGCGAGCACGTCGTCGTGCGCCGCGGTGGCCTGCTCCCAGCGTTGTCGTTGTGCGCGGTCGTGCTCCTGCGCCCGCGGGTCGGGCGCCTTGCGGGGCCAGCCGACCGCGGCCCCGCCCACGGCGACCAGCACGGTGAGGAAGAACGCGGTGGTGATCGGGCCGGCCGGACGCTGCACCGCGAGCAGCACGACGACGACCGCGCTGCCGACTGCGACGGCGATCCGGCCGGGGGGCAGTCCCGGTGCCGCGGCACTCACGGGATCAGCGCCGTCGAGCCGGTCGTTCGCCGTGCTTCCAGATCTCGGTGCGCCTGTGCCGCCTCGGCCAGCGGATAGGTCTGCCCGATCCGGACGTGCACCGAGCCGTCGGCGAGCGCGCCGAAGTATTCGCCTGCGCGCCATGCCAACTCGGCGGGATCTGCGATGAAGTGCGCCAGTGTGGGCCGCGTCACCGACAGTGAGCCGAGCGGGTTCAGGCGCTGCAGGTCGAACGGCGGTACCGGGCCGGCGGCCGCCCCGAACAGGACGACGGTCCCGCGGACGGCAGCCGAGGAGAGAGACTGCTCGAAGGTGGCCGCGCCCACGCCGTCGTACACGACGGGGACGCCGCGCCCGGAGGTCAATTCGCGGACGCGGCCGGGCACGTCGTCGGTGTAGCGCAGCACTTCGTCGGCGCCCGCCGCCCGCGAGAGCTGCTCCTTGGCATCGGAGGAGACCGTGGTGATCACGCGCAGCCCGGCAGCCTTGGCCAGCTGCGTCAGAATGAGTCCGACGCCCCCGGCGCCCGCGTGGACGAGCACCGTCTGCTCGCGCTGGTCCTGTCCGTTTCGCTGGTTGAGCCCCGTCCGCTGGTTGAGCCCCGTCCGCTGGTTGAGCCCCGTCCGCTGGTTGAGCCCCGTCCGCTGGTTGAGCCCCGTCGAAACCCCGTCCAGCAGGTAGTGCGCGGTGAGTCCGCGGAGCAGCGACGAACCCGCGACCTCGTACTCGACTCCGTCGGGGATCGGCAGGGCGCGGGCGGCCGGGACCGCCACCAGTTCGGCGTAGCTCGCCGGGACGTCGCACCAGGCGACGCGCTCTCCGGCATGCCGGTCGGTGACGGCGGGACCGACTGCGACGATCTCGCCGGCGCCCTCCAGGCCGGGCACGTAGGGGAGTGCCGCCGGGTAGAGGCCGTCGCGGAAGTACGTGTCGATGAAGTTGACTCCGGCGGCGTGGACCCGGACGAGCACCTCGTCGGGACCGGGTTGCGGGTCGGGTGCGGGTCCGTACTCGAGCACCTCGGGGCCGCCGGTGGTCGTCACACTGATCGCGCGCATACCTCAGTGTGGCACGCGGCTATGATGAGCTCATGACCGAAGCGAGCAACGGCCAGAATCCCGAGAACGGTACCGAGGCGACCCCCGAGCCCGGTGCCGGCGTCGTGTCGTCGATCCGCCGGTACGTGGCAACCGAGAACGGCGCGGCCACCGCCGTGCTGCAGCCCGTCGGCGGTGCGGGCGTCCGCGTGACTCTGGTGGGCGAGAAGGACGGCGTGCTCGGCGACCGGATGGTCGCGTCGATGGACGAGGCGAAGGATCTCGTCGCCCAGATCGAGGGCCTGCAGACGGGTGAGTGGGACCGCGAGCTCACCACCAAGGCCACGGTCACTCCGAGCCACTGGCGCAAGATGGCCGGCTGGGTCGCCGACCAGACCCGGTTCTTCCCCCGGCCGCGCAACCGCAAGATCGTCGACTACCGCTGACCTGACGTCACGGGCCTTCTCACGTCGGCCGAATTCAGGGTGCCGGGCACCCTGAACTGGATCTGGCACCCTCGGCCGAGGGTGCCAGACCGAGACGAAGGTGCCGGGCACCCTGGTCTCGGAGTTGAG harbors:
- a CDS encoding quinone oxidoreductase family protein; the encoded protein is MRAISVTTTGGPEVLEYGPAPDPQPGPDEVLVRVHAAGVNFIDTYFRDGLYPAALPYVPGLEGAGEIVAVGPAVTDRHAGERVAWCDVPASYAELVAVPAARALPIPDGVEYEVAGSSLLRGLTAHYLLDGVSTGLNQRTGLNQRTGLNQRTGLNQRTGLNQRNGQDQREQTVLVHAGAGGVGLILTQLAKAAGLRVITTVSSDAKEQLSRAAGADEVLRYTDDVPGRVRELTSGRGVPVVYDGVGAATFEQSLSSAAVRGTVVLFGAAAGPVPPFDLQRLNPLGSLSVTRPTLAHFIADPAELAWRAGEYFGALADGSVHVRIGQTYPLAEAAQAHRDLEARRTTGSTALIP
- a CDS encoding heme o synthase; translation: MKSGESVSSRASASGDPAPQPSVSGGAPAPGSAAARIKATLLAYIALTKPRVIELLLVSTIPVMLQAHRGHVDIALILITVIGGWMGAASANSLNMVADADIDQKMKRTQKRPLARHAVPVRNALVFGIVLAIASFLVLYYGTGGKWLPPVLVMITIAFYVLVYTLILKRRTWQNVIWGGAAGCMPALVGWAAVTGTLSWQPVVLFLVVFFWTPPHTWALAMRYREDYRAAGVPMLPVIASDERVTRQMLVYTWLTVVTSFFLIPVTSWIYTAVAVLSGVWFIWCVTKLYRETRRGAEVKPLKIFLQSNEYLALLFCGLAVDAVLNLPTIASYFS